In Nocardia asteroides, a single genomic region encodes these proteins:
- the lysA gene encoding diaminopimelate decarboxylase: protein MTTEFHVQDVAISTLAAEYGTPLYIYDAEVIARQYHGLRSRLHPRVDIFYSLKANPNIAICALLRTLGARAEVSSLAELLTARRAGVTAEDIVFLGPGKRIEELAACLDQNIGIVVCESLEELALIDRLARERAMKAQVALRVNPAFSVKGAKLAMGGTSRQFGIDEEVLLADPAVATRFSSIELIGVHVYLGTRVLHAPVIAEHARRILQLAELIATTSRFPLEVVDIGGGLGVAYFDGEQDLDPDELTDLLNPIIETFATDHPHTRIVMELGRYLTAPAGIYVSRVQYIKESRGQRFAIVDGGTHHHMAAVGVGSFVKRNFPIALLSRTDAETDGLWNIAGPLCTPQDTLGRNVSLPTLERGDLIGVHRSGAYGPSASPVLFLGHGHPAEVLVHNGRPHLVRERDRPDDLLARQRTPDFLEDPTWFSRSTTQRS, encoded by the coding sequence ATGACCACTGAATTCCACGTCCAGGACGTTGCGATCTCGACACTGGCGGCCGAATACGGGACTCCGCTCTACATCTACGACGCCGAGGTGATCGCGAGACAATATCACGGGCTCCGAAGCCGCCTGCACCCTCGTGTTGACATCTTCTACTCGCTCAAGGCCAATCCCAATATCGCTATCTGCGCGTTGTTGCGCACGCTCGGAGCCCGGGCCGAGGTGTCATCGCTCGCCGAGCTGCTCACGGCGCGTCGTGCCGGCGTCACCGCTGAAGACATCGTGTTTCTCGGCCCCGGTAAACGCATAGAGGAACTGGCGGCATGCCTCGACCAGAACATCGGGATTGTCGTGTGCGAGTCCCTGGAAGAGCTCGCTCTGATCGACCGGCTCGCACGCGAGCGTGCGATGAAAGCGCAAGTGGCTTTGCGCGTCAATCCCGCCTTCTCGGTCAAGGGGGCGAAACTCGCGATGGGCGGCACGAGCCGCCAGTTCGGCATCGACGAGGAGGTACTCCTCGCGGACCCCGCCGTAGCCACCCGCTTCTCCTCGATCGAGCTGATCGGCGTCCACGTCTACCTCGGGACGCGTGTCCTGCACGCCCCCGTCATAGCCGAACACGCACGGCGCATCCTCCAGCTAGCCGAGCTGATTGCCACGACCTCGAGGTTCCCGCTCGAAGTTGTGGATATCGGCGGTGGACTCGGCGTCGCGTACTTCGACGGCGAGCAGGACCTCGACCCCGACGAACTGACCGACTTGCTCAACCCGATCATCGAGACCTTCGCGACCGATCACCCGCACACGCGAATCGTCATGGAGTTGGGCCGATATCTCACCGCCCCCGCGGGGATCTATGTGAGTCGAGTCCAATACATCAAGGAATCACGTGGGCAGCGATTCGCGATCGTCGACGGAGGCACCCACCACCATATGGCCGCTGTGGGCGTCGGTTCGTTCGTGAAACGGAACTTCCCCATCGCGTTGCTGAGCAGAACGGACGCCGAAACGGACGGATTGTGGAATATCGCCGGCCCCCTCTGCACACCCCAAGACACTCTCGGCAGAAACGTATCCCTGCCCACTCTGGAACGGGGGGACCTGATCGGTGTGCACCGGTCCGGAGCATACGGTCCCAGCGCCTCGCCGGTGCTGTTCCTCGGGCACGGCCACCCCGCCGAAGTGCTCGTCCATAACGGGCGTCCGCACCTGGTACGGGAACGCGATCGCCCAGACGACCTGCTGGCCCGCCAGCGGACCCCTGACTTCCTCGAGGATCCGACGTGGTTCTCGCGGTCAACCACGCAAAGGAGTTGA
- a CDS encoding AMP-binding protein, with translation MYQHVERHAALHPERSAVSEYLGGRQWRTTTWSTLRAMAAAVANRAHDLGAGDRAAVLVLDNSAAGVATLLGLTMASLDVMCLEPDNSHLRDLSSIRRRIGAHLVIGPDIPAISGIETTYTDLLENTSASAIGVVAQRVPEILAMTSGSTGEPRIVRQPSSGIERGGQIYRQVYGLTDDDRLFGAIPLAHSFGMMGLLAGAMTSGAEIMTMPRFSVSGVHTGLHRGATVLLGTPMAYQLLGMADGVAGAGAGRLRALLSSGGPLSRDTRARAERALGLPIHQIYGSTEAGPIAFQCDREVPWPPESTGELHPSVRWRLEPTDSNGDPRTGRLHVDTSTLFSGYVGSSAAVTGADGMYDTGDLATVDPAGVLTVLGRQNRFVNVGGRKVDPGRVESVLLQHSNVLDASVFGRETRNEEAVHAAVVFRDPLLDVAEVVAHCRANLANYEVPYRIHVLPVLPRTPMGKIELSALVRTCAALPPETPPHRNAAPAPVGRHAINGCEPGTSTWPRRIRTVLAGAPDAALVLLGNFEVERSWGALEPGLPRTTGGSTSEIVHRMDEFCLLLAGAADHVVLKAAPDADFLDYLRSLSFELPRILIPRTAAPHRTVTEDALADPDLMRVLSGLAKSATFWPHGVGPREEELARLSGVQLGPPPARICKMVNSKAYSRGLASTLGLRQPRGWTCRTVAELRAAVEQADRLLAAGGAVVLKDSYGVSGKGMLVVSEREILARVAKKIVARTERGGPDRINMVLETWVAKSSDLNYQFTIGRSGEICFDFVREALTRNGVHKGHRIPAQLTPSQQSELREAGTRIGECLHRDGYFGVVGVDAMIDPESEVYPIVEINARNNMSTYQESVRDRYIPPDKSALATSYPVTLSRPLPFARLHEHLEELMFEPAAGSGLIVANYATVNAAAQRIRRDEHKTYAGRLYGIVVADTRRQVDELDHQIAQRVARLDDRRQP, from the coding sequence ATGTATCAGCACGTGGAGCGGCACGCAGCGCTCCACCCGGAGCGGAGCGCGGTCAGTGAGTATCTCGGTGGCCGGCAATGGCGAACGACGACCTGGAGCACCCTCCGGGCAATGGCGGCTGCGGTAGCAAACCGGGCCCACGATCTCGGCGCTGGAGACAGGGCCGCGGTGCTGGTGCTGGACAACAGCGCTGCAGGCGTCGCGACACTGCTCGGGCTGACGATGGCGTCTCTCGATGTCATGTGTCTGGAGCCCGACAACTCCCACCTCCGAGATCTCTCGTCCATCCGCCGGCGGATCGGCGCGCACCTGGTGATCGGACCTGATATACCCGCCATCTCCGGAATCGAGACAACCTACACAGATCTGCTCGAGAATACCTCCGCGTCGGCAATCGGCGTTGTCGCACAGCGAGTTCCGGAGATTCTCGCGATGACCTCGGGATCCACGGGCGAGCCCCGCATCGTGCGGCAACCCTCGAGCGGCATCGAGCGCGGTGGCCAGATCTATCGCCAGGTCTACGGACTCACCGACGACGACAGGCTGTTCGGAGCGATTCCGCTGGCTCACTCCTTCGGAATGATGGGGCTGTTGGCCGGGGCGATGACCTCGGGTGCCGAGATCATGACCATGCCCCGATTCAGCGTCAGCGGAGTACACACCGGGCTCCATCGGGGGGCGACCGTTCTGCTCGGCACACCGATGGCCTACCAGCTTCTGGGTATGGCCGACGGCGTTGCGGGCGCAGGCGCAGGACGGCTACGCGCACTGCTTTCCTCGGGCGGCCCCTTGTCGCGCGATACGCGCGCACGAGCTGAGCGTGCTTTGGGGCTGCCGATCCACCAAATCTACGGCAGCACCGAAGCGGGTCCGATCGCGTTCCAATGCGACCGAGAGGTGCCGTGGCCGCCCGAATCCACAGGCGAACTGCACCCCTCCGTTCGGTGGCGACTCGAGCCGACGGACTCGAACGGGGATCCGCGTACGGGGCGACTTCACGTCGACACCTCGACCCTGTTCTCGGGCTACGTGGGAAGCAGCGCAGCAGTCACCGGCGCGGACGGCATGTACGACACCGGCGACCTGGCCACCGTCGATCCTGCTGGAGTCCTCACGGTGCTCGGCAGACAGAACAGGTTCGTCAATGTCGGCGGACGCAAGGTCGACCCCGGCCGTGTCGAATCGGTGCTACTCCAGCACTCGAATGTGCTCGACGCCAGCGTTTTCGGTCGAGAGACCAGGAACGAGGAGGCGGTGCATGCGGCTGTGGTCTTCCGCGATCCTCTCCTGGATGTCGCTGAGGTCGTCGCGCATTGCCGAGCGAATCTGGCGAACTACGAGGTGCCCTACCGGATTCACGTCCTGCCGGTGTTGCCTCGCACCCCCATGGGAAAGATCGAACTCAGTGCTCTGGTGCGAACATGTGCAGCGCTGCCGCCGGAGACACCCCCGCACCGCAACGCGGCACCAGCGCCGGTCGGCCGACATGCGATAAACGGATGCGAACCCGGAACATCGACCTGGCCGCGCCGGATCCGGACCGTACTCGCGGGGGCGCCGGACGCCGCACTGGTGTTGCTGGGAAACTTCGAGGTCGAGCGGAGCTGGGGCGCACTCGAGCCGGGTCTGCCCAGAACCACCGGAGGCAGCACGTCGGAGATCGTTCACCGCATGGACGAGTTCTGCCTGCTGCTGGCAGGCGCGGCCGACCACGTAGTCCTCAAGGCCGCGCCGGATGCGGACTTCCTCGACTACCTGAGAAGTTTGAGTTTCGAGCTCCCCCGCATTCTGATACCCCGCACTGCCGCGCCACATCGCACGGTGACCGAAGACGCGCTGGCCGATCCGGATCTGATGCGGGTGCTATCCGGCCTCGCGAAGTCAGCGACGTTCTGGCCGCACGGCGTCGGCCCCCGGGAGGAAGAACTGGCGCGGCTGAGTGGTGTGCAGCTCGGCCCGCCACCCGCGCGAATCTGCAAGATGGTGAACAGCAAAGCCTACAGCCGTGGGTTGGCGTCTACCCTTGGCCTGCGTCAGCCCCGCGGTTGGACATGCCGGACTGTCGCGGAGCTCCGAGCGGCGGTCGAGCAAGCCGACCGTCTGCTCGCCGCGGGCGGGGCAGTAGTCCTCAAGGATTCCTACGGGGTATCCGGCAAGGGAATGCTGGTGGTGTCCGAGCGCGAAATTCTTGCCAGAGTCGCCAAGAAGATCGTGGCGCGCACCGAGCGCGGGGGCCCCGATCGGATCAACATGGTGCTGGAGACCTGGGTAGCCAAGTCCTCGGACCTGAACTACCAGTTCACGATCGGGCGCAGCGGTGAAATCTGCTTCGACTTCGTGCGCGAAGCTCTCACGAGAAACGGCGTGCACAAGGGCCACCGCATTCCCGCGCAGCTGACCCCGTCCCAGCAGTCCGAACTCCGGGAGGCGGGTACGCGAATCGGCGAGTGTCTCCATCGTGACGGCTATTTCGGCGTTGTGGGGGTCGACGCGATGATCGATCCGGAGAGCGAGGTCTACCCGATCGTAGAGATAAACGCTCGCAACAATATGTCGACATATCAGGAATCCGTCCGCGACCGGTACATCCCGCCGGACAAGTCCGCGCTGGCCACCTCCTACCCGGTCACGCTGAGCCGACCGCTGCCGTTCGCACGGCTACACGAACACCTCGAGGAATTGATGTTCGAACCGGCTGCCGGCTCGGGGCTGATCGTTGCGAACTACGCCACCGTCAACGCGGCCGCACAACGTATCCGGCGCGACGAGCACAAGACTTACGCGGGTCGCTTGTACGGAATCGTCGTGGCCGACACTCGACGACAGGTGGACGAACTCGATCACCAGATCGCGCAGCGAGTGGCCCGGCTCGACGACAGGAGGCAGCCATGA
- a CDS encoding class I SAM-dependent methyltransferase: protein MANVSDSARWVAAYRAVESARPDAVFRDQYADRLAGPQGRMIARAAPHSKRSGWSVVARTKVIDDLVMLALGEGCDRVLNLAAGFDTRPYRLDLPPELVWIEADLPALLEDKEQLLDGETARCTVTRYAVDLVDPQARRVFLDAALAGASKALVLTEGLVGYLDQSEVVALSDAFRRPEIAWWTVDIVNPRIVADMVKKSNAELQRAPFAPIDGVGFFEARGWRVLEVESVYHAARRLRRLPLTRRLYAYLPGRRPTPRNPGGRPWMMIARLSPAGADT from the coding sequence ATGGCCAACGTATCCGACTCTGCGCGCTGGGTAGCGGCCTACCGGGCGGTGGAGTCCGCCCGGCCTGATGCCGTGTTCCGCGATCAATACGCGGACAGGCTCGCAGGCCCTCAGGGCAGGATGATCGCTCGCGCCGCGCCGCACAGCAAGCGTTCGGGCTGGTCGGTGGTAGCTCGAACCAAGGTCATCGACGATCTGGTGATGCTGGCCCTCGGTGAGGGCTGTGACCGGGTGCTCAACCTGGCCGCGGGTTTCGACACCCGCCCCTATCGGCTCGACCTTCCCCCCGAACTCGTCTGGATCGAGGCCGACCTGCCTGCGTTGCTCGAGGACAAGGAGCAATTGCTCGATGGCGAGACAGCGCGCTGCACGGTGACCAGATACGCGGTCGATCTGGTGGACCCGCAAGCTCGCCGCGTGTTTCTCGATGCCGCGCTTGCCGGCGCGAGCAAGGCGCTGGTGTTGACGGAAGGCTTGGTCGGCTATCTCGACCAGAGCGAGGTCGTCGCTCTGTCCGATGCCTTTCGGAGACCGGAAATCGCCTGGTGGACAGTCGATATCGTGAACCCGAGAATCGTTGCGGACATGGTGAAGAAGAGCAACGCCGAGCTGCAACGCGCACCGTTCGCACCGATCGACGGAGTGGGCTTTTTCGAGGCGCGTGGCTGGCGAGTGCTCGAGGTGGAGTCGGTGTACCACGCAGCGCGCAGGTTGCGGCGGCTGCCGTTGACTCGCAGGCTGTACGCGTACCTGCCCGGCCGGAGGCCCACACCGCGCAATCCCGGTGGCAGGCCGTGGATGATGATTGCGCGCCTGAGCCCTGCGGGCGCCGACACCTGA